A region from the uncultured Macellibacteroides sp. genome encodes:
- the gpmI gene encoding 2,3-bisphosphoglycerate-independent phosphoglycerate mutase yields the protein MSKKALLVICDGWGIGNHSKADVIYNTPTPYWDSLVKDYPVSQLLASGENVGLPDGQMGNSEVGHLNIGAGRVVYQDLVKINIACRENKIQQNPEIVKAYSYAKENNKNIHFLGLVSDGGVHSSLEHLFKLTEIAKEYGISKSYVHCFMDGRDTDPKSGKGFIEQLENQLAKTGGKIASIVGRYYAMDRDKRWERVKIAYDLLVNGTGKQSECMITAMEESYAEGVTDEFVNPIVHVENGKPVGVIEEGDVVIFFNYRNDRAKELTIVLTQQDMPEAGMKIVPNLQYYCMTPYDATFKGLHILYDKDNVSNTLGEYLSACGKTQLHMAETEKYAHVTFFFNGGRETPFNGEERILVPSPKVATYDLKPEMSAYEVKDALVDAINKNVFDFIVVNFANGDMVGHTGIYEAIQKAIVAVDNCLHDTVEAAKNNGYDVIIIADHGNADNAVNEDGSANTAHSLNPVPFVYISDNKNAKVSDGILADVAPSIIKILGLEQPAEMTGKALID from the coding sequence ATGAGCAAGAAAGCACTTTTAGTAATTTGCGATGGTTGGGGAATCGGCAACCATTCTAAAGCCGATGTTATCTATAATACCCCAACTCCTTACTGGGATTCACTAGTTAAAGATTATCCTGTTTCTCAATTGCTGGCCTCAGGCGAAAACGTTGGTTTACCAGACGGACAGATGGGTAACTCTGAAGTTGGACACCTTAACATTGGTGCAGGTCGTGTAGTATATCAGGATTTGGTTAAGATCAATATAGCTTGTCGCGAAAATAAGATTCAGCAGAATCCTGAAATAGTTAAAGCATACAGTTATGCGAAAGAGAATAATAAGAATATTCACTTCCTGGGATTAGTCTCAGACGGAGGCGTGCATAGTTCACTAGAACACCTTTTCAAGCTTACTGAAATCGCAAAAGAATACGGAATTTCAAAATCTTACGTTCACTGCTTTATGGATGGTCGTGATACTGACCCTAAGAGCGGTAAAGGTTTTATTGAACAGCTGGAAAATCAGTTGGCTAAAACAGGAGGTAAGATTGCCTCTATAGTTGGTCGCTACTACGCTATGGATCGTGATAAACGGTGGGAACGCGTAAAGATTGCTTACGATCTATTGGTAAATGGAACTGGAAAACAGTCTGAATGTATGATTACAGCCATGGAAGAATCGTACGCTGAAGGTGTAACAGACGAATTTGTGAATCCAATTGTTCATGTAGAGAACGGCAAACCGGTTGGCGTGATAGAAGAAGGTGATGTAGTTATCTTCTTTAACTATCGTAACGACCGTGCTAAGGAACTTACTATTGTTCTTACGCAACAGGATATGCCTGAAGCAGGAATGAAGATTGTGCCAAACCTTCAGTATTACTGTATGACTCCGTACGATGCAACCTTTAAAGGTCTTCATATTTTGTACGATAAAGACAACGTAAGCAATACACTGGGCGAATACTTGTCAGCTTGTGGTAAAACACAACTTCACATGGCCGAAACAGAAAAGTATGCACACGTAACATTCTTTTTCAACGGCGGACGCGAAACTCCGTTTAACGGCGAAGAACGTATATTGGTTCCTTCTCCTAAGGTTGCCACTTACGACTTGAAACCTGAAATGAGTGCGTACGAAGTTAAAGATGCGTTGGTTGATGCAATCAACAAGAATGTATTCGACTTTATCGTTGTAAACTTCGCGAACGGAGATATGGTTGGTCATACTGGTATATACGAAGCAATTCAAAAGGCGATTGTTGCGGTTGATAATTGTTTGCACGATACAGTGGAAGCTGCAAAAAACAACGGATATGATGTAATTATTATAGCCGACCATGGTAATGCAGACAACGCAGTAAACGAAGATGGATCAGCAAATACAGCGCATTCGTTGAACCCTGTTCCTTTTGTTTATATAAGCGACAATAAAAATGCAAAGGTATCTGATGGTATTCTTGCAGACGTAGCCCCTTCCATTATTAAGATTTTGGGCTTGGAACAACCAGCCGAAATGACAGGTAAGGCGTTAATTGATTAA
- the mutL gene encoding DNA mismatch repair endonuclease MutL translates to MSDIIHLLPDSIANQIAAGEVIQRPASVVKELVENAVDAGAQHIQIFIKDAGKTLVQVVDNGKGMSETDARMSFERHATSKISNANDLFALQTMGFRGEALASIAAVAHVELRTRQRGSDLGAKLTIAGSEVETTEPDACAEGSNFSVKNLFFNVPARRKFLKSNETEFRNIINEFERIALVNQHISMSLYHNDTEIFNLSESGLRQRIINIYGKSLNQKLLSLEAQSSLVTISGFVGRPDSVRKRGALQFFFVNGRFMKHSYFHKAVMQAYEQLIPVGEMPDYFIYFTLDPSTIDVNIHPTKTEIKFENEQPVWQILCASVKEALAKSSSIPSIDFDVDGSIDIPVFNAASTSFKAPSVQVNSDYNPFHTDNSYQQPSFDWSKLYKGFEEERAAAFADDSIEVVYPESKDVTSSMSFNTEEESLFPDVSSICYQYKARYIITSLKSGLLIIDQHRAHVRVLFDQYLNNIRNQQGVSQQLLFPEIVTFTAAEATILPTLLDDLRYIGFDLSNLGSNNYAINGLPSGLENLDPVTLIKDAVSRAIDTGCQVHEEICDALALSLAKAAAIRYGKALSAEEMDNLIASLFSSSSSNYTPDGKLIISKLTDDELEKRFK, encoded by the coding sequence ATGAGCGATATTATTCATTTGCTTCCCGATAGTATAGCAAATCAAATTGCTGCGGGGGAAGTTATCCAACGGCCGGCTTCTGTAGTAAAGGAGCTGGTTGAAAATGCTGTTGATGCTGGAGCTCAGCATATTCAGATATTTATAAAAGATGCCGGGAAGACATTGGTTCAGGTTGTCGACAACGGTAAAGGAATGTCCGAGACTGATGCGCGTATGTCGTTCGAACGACATGCGACTTCCAAAATATCAAATGCCAATGATCTTTTTGCACTGCAAACGATGGGATTCCGCGGCGAAGCCCTTGCTTCAATTGCTGCAGTCGCCCATGTTGAACTTCGTACCAGGCAGAGAGGATCAGATTTGGGAGCCAAACTTACAATTGCAGGATCAGAGGTAGAAACTACTGAGCCGGATGCTTGCGCTGAAGGAAGCAACTTTTCTGTAAAGAATCTTTTTTTTAATGTCCCTGCCCGACGTAAGTTTCTAAAATCCAACGAAACTGAATTCAGAAATATTATTAACGAATTTGAGCGCATAGCATTAGTTAATCAGCATATTTCCATGTCGTTGTATCATAATGATACCGAAATATTTAATCTTTCCGAATCAGGATTGCGACAGCGAATTATTAATATATACGGAAAATCACTGAATCAAAAGCTGCTTTCTTTGGAGGCGCAGAGTAGTCTTGTTACTATTTCGGGTTTTGTTGGCCGCCCTGATTCCGTCCGTAAAAGAGGAGCTTTGCAATTCTTTTTCGTGAACGGCCGGTTTATGAAACACTCTTATTTTCATAAAGCCGTTATGCAGGCATACGAACAATTGATTCCCGTTGGGGAAATGCCCGACTACTTTATTTATTTTACCTTGGATCCTTCTACTATAGATGTAAATATTCATCCAACCAAGACAGAGATAAAGTTTGAAAATGAGCAGCCTGTATGGCAGATACTTTGTGCATCAGTGAAAGAAGCTCTTGCAAAATCCAGTTCCATTCCTTCCATCGATTTTGATGTGGATGGATCTATTGATATACCTGTATTCAATGCCGCGTCTACCTCTTTTAAGGCTCCTTCAGTACAGGTGAATTCCGACTATAATCCTTTTCATACAGATAATTCATACCAGCAACCATCATTTGACTGGTCTAAGCTATACAAAGGCTTTGAAGAAGAGCGAGCCGCTGCATTTGCCGATGATTCAATTGAGGTTGTATATCCTGAGAGTAAGGATGTGACTTCGTCGATGTCTTTTAATACTGAGGAAGAATCTCTTTTTCCTGATGTATCCAGTATTTGTTATCAATACAAAGCACGTTATATAATTACTTCCCTTAAGTCGGGTTTATTAATTATCGACCAGCATAGAGCACATGTTCGTGTTTTGTTTGATCAGTATCTGAACAATATCCGTAATCAACAAGGTGTTTCTCAACAATTGCTTTTTCCTGAAATTGTAACGTTTACGGCAGCAGAAGCAACTATTTTACCAACACTATTGGACGATTTGCGCTATATCGGATTTGATTTGAGTAACTTAGGAAGTAATAATTATGCCATAAACGGATTACCATCCGGACTGGAAAACCTTGATCCGGTTACTTTGATAAAAGACGCAGTAAGTCGTGCTATTGATACCGGTTGTCAGGTACACGAAGAAATTTGTGATGCGCTGGCTCTTTCCTTGGCCAAGGCTGCGGCTATTCGTTATGGAAAAGCCTTATCTGCTGAAGAAATGGACAATCTCATAGCTTCTCTTTTCTCTTCCTCGTCTTCTAATTACACCCCCGATGGAAAGCTTATTATCTCGAAGCTAACAGATGATGAGCTTGAAAAACGATTTAAATAG
- the recQ gene encoding DNA helicase RecQ, which translates to MAKKDSLTEELKKHFGFDTFKGNQKAIVENVLAGNDTFVLMPTGGGKSLCYQLPSLMMEGTAIVISPLIALMKNQVDAMRNFSEEDGVAHFINSSLNKTAIDQVKEDITSGRTKLLYVAPESLTKDENVEFLRQCNISFYAVDEAHCISEWGHDFRPEYRRIRPIINEIGKRPLIALTATATPKVQHDIQKNLGMSDATVFKSSFNRPNLYYEIRPKNANVDREIIKYIKSQEGKSGIIYCLSRKKVEEFTDILKANGINALAYHAGMDSQVRTENQDAFLMEKVDVIVATIAFGMGIDKPDVRYVIHYDIPKSLEGYYQETGRAGRDGGEGQCIAFYAYKDLQKLEKFMQGKPVAEQEIGKQLLLETAAYAETSVCRRKVLLHYFGEEYLEENCACCDNCLNPKKQVEAKELLTAVLEVVSTLKEKFKVDYVVNMLVGKETSEIQSYKHDELEIFGSGQDEDEKTWNAVIRQALIAGYLTKDIENYGLLKVSKKGKDFMDKPVSFKITEDNEFDEEDEEVPVRGGASCAVDPVLYSMMKDLRKKLSKKLEVPPFVIFQDPSLEAMATTYPVTLDELQNIPGVGAGKAKRYGQEFVTLIKKHVEENEIERPEDLRVRTVANKSKLKVWIVQSIDRKVALDDIAMTKGLEFSELLDEVEAIVYSGTKISIDYFLNDVMDEDHIQDIYEYFKDSETDKLADAIDELGSDYTEEEIRLVRIKFLSEMAN; encoded by the coding sequence ATGGCAAAGAAAGACAGCTTGACTGAGGAGCTAAAAAAGCATTTTGGTTTTGATACCTTTAAAGGGAATCAAAAAGCTATTGTAGAGAATGTATTGGCAGGAAACGATACATTTGTGCTTATGCCAACCGGGGGAGGGAAATCCTTGTGTTATCAGCTGCCTTCATTGATGATGGAAGGTACAGCTATTGTTATATCTCCTCTTATAGCATTGATGAAGAATCAAGTGGATGCTATGCGTAACTTCAGCGAAGAAGACGGCGTTGCTCATTTTATAAATTCATCTCTCAATAAAACGGCGATTGATCAGGTTAAAGAAGACATTACTTCGGGAAGAACGAAGTTGTTATATGTTGCTCCCGAATCGCTGACAAAAGATGAGAATGTAGAATTCCTTCGTCAGTGTAATATTTCATTTTATGCCGTGGATGAAGCTCACTGTATTTCTGAATGGGGGCATGACTTCCGTCCGGAATACCGACGCATTCGTCCAATTATTAATGAAATAGGTAAACGTCCGCTTATTGCGTTAACAGCAACGGCCACTCCTAAGGTGCAACATGATATTCAGAAGAATCTGGGGATGAGTGATGCGACAGTATTCAAATCGTCTTTCAACCGACCTAATCTTTATTATGAAATAAGACCCAAAAACGCGAATGTAGATAGAGAGATTATTAAGTATATTAAATCGCAGGAAGGCAAATCGGGTATTATTTATTGTTTGAGCCGTAAAAAGGTTGAAGAATTTACTGATATTTTAAAGGCTAACGGAATTAACGCACTTGCTTATCATGCAGGAATGGATTCACAGGTTCGTACGGAGAATCAGGATGCATTTTTGATGGAAAAAGTTGACGTGATAGTAGCGACAATAGCTTTTGGAATGGGGATTGACAAACCCGATGTTCGTTATGTAATACATTACGATATTCCAAAAAGTCTTGAAGGCTATTATCAGGAAACCGGACGTGCAGGTCGTGATGGCGGAGAAGGACAATGTATCGCCTTCTATGCTTACAAAGATTTACAGAAGCTGGAGAAATTTATGCAGGGAAAACCTGTAGCAGAACAGGAAATCGGAAAACAGTTGTTGCTTGAAACAGCGGCTTATGCAGAGACTTCTGTTTGTCGTAGAAAGGTTCTGTTACACTATTTTGGCGAAGAATATCTCGAAGAAAATTGTGCTTGTTGCGATAATTGTTTGAATCCCAAAAAACAAGTGGAAGCTAAAGAGTTGTTGACAGCCGTACTCGAAGTTGTGAGTACATTAAAAGAAAAATTTAAGGTAGACTATGTAGTGAATATGTTGGTGGGTAAAGAAACCTCCGAAATTCAATCTTATAAGCATGACGAACTGGAGATCTTCGGATCCGGTCAGGATGAAGATGAGAAAACGTGGAATGCCGTTATAAGACAAGCATTAATTGCAGGTTATCTGACGAAAGATATTGAAAACTATGGCTTACTGAAGGTTTCCAAAAAAGGAAAAGATTTCATGGATAAGCCGGTTTCATTCAAAATTACGGAAGACAATGAGTTTGATGAAGAGGATGAAGAGGTTCCTGTAAGAGGAGGTGCATCTTGTGCCGTGGATCCAGTTCTTTACTCCATGATGAAAGACCTTCGTAAAAAACTGTCTAAAAAATTGGAGGTTCCTCCATTTGTTATATTTCAAGATCCTTCCCTAGAGGCTATGGCTACGACTTATCCTGTTACATTGGATGAATTGCAGAATATACCTGGAGTTGGCGCTGGAAAGGCTAAGCGTTATGGACAAGAATTTGTCACGCTTATTAAAAAACATGTGGAAGAAAATGAAATTGAACGTCCTGAAGACCTTCGGGTAAGAACCGTGGCCAATAAGTCTAAATTAAAAGTGTGGATTGTTCAAAGTATTGACCGTAAGGTCGCATTGGATGATATTGCCATGACTAAAGGCCTTGAGTTTTCAGAGCTTCTGGATGAAGTGGAAGCCATTGTTTATTCGGGAACCAAAATCAGTATTGATTATTTCCTAAATGATGTAATGGATGAAGATCATATTCAGGATATTTATGAATATTTCAAGGATTCTGAAACAGATAAACTTGCAGATGCAATTGATGAGTTGGGTTCGGATTATACTGAAGAAGAAATTCGGTTGGTGCGCATCAAATTCTTATCTGAAATGGCAAACTAA
- a CDS encoding C40 family peptidase translates to MFAINLHPLLPVRAEASERSEQVTQLLFGERVQTGDISGGFTFVTNHADGYTGWVDTRMLTPLEESTWKMLNEYPLNFTTLPVTEVVSMEDNSVMRLSCGSILPAYNQDRCIFGLGDTYWSVCPEFVKNPEVPSLTGISQTALQFLHTPYLWGGKGIFGIDCSGFTQIVYCIHGVNIPRDAKDQALCGNEITSLSKAQTGDLVFFAGEGKSISHVGILLDRETVLHASGAVRLDKITDAGIVSTPTVTYTKPLVKICRYI, encoded by the coding sequence ATGTTTGCAATTAATTTACATCCTCTTCTGCCAGTTAGGGCCGAAGCCTCCGAGAGAAGTGAACAAGTAACCCAGCTTTTGTTTGGGGAACGGGTACAAACCGGAGATATAAGTGGTGGTTTTACGTTTGTAACCAACCATGCCGATGGTTATACAGGTTGGGTCGATACACGTATGCTTACTCCTTTAGAGGAGTCAACGTGGAAAATGCTTAACGAATATCCTCTCAATTTTACAACTCTTCCTGTTACAGAAGTTGTTTCGATGGAAGATAACAGTGTAATGCGGCTTAGTTGTGGAAGTATTCTTCCCGCTTACAATCAAGACAGGTGTATTTTTGGACTTGGAGATACTTATTGGAGTGTTTGTCCGGAGTTTGTAAAGAACCCCGAAGTCCCTTCATTAACCGGCATATCGCAGACTGCCCTTCAGTTTCTTCATACACCTTATTTATGGGGAGGAAAAGGGATTTTCGGAATAGATTGTTCCGGTTTTACACAAATAGTATATTGTATTCATGGAGTGAACATTCCTCGTGATGCAAAAGACCAGGCCTTATGTGGAAATGAGATTACAAGTCTTAGCAAAGCGCAGACTGGCGACCTTGTATTCTTTGCTGGCGAAGGGAAATCTATATCCCATGTTGGAATCTTGCTTGACAGAGAAACGGTGCTGCATGCATCCGGCGCTGTACGACTAGATAAAATAACAGATGCTGGAATAGTGTCTACTCCCACTGTAACTTATACAAAACCGCTGGTAAAAATCTGCCGTTACATTTAA
- a CDS encoding OstA-like protein — MIRNRRFFCLLVSCLCALSIAAQTRDSVPSKRTKVFLEHANTLSFDKAFNPDVQVLNGSVCFRHDSSYMYCDSAYFYELTNSLEAFSNVRMEQGDTLFVYGNYLHYDGNTQLARLRDNVRMENIPDKVTLFTDSLNYDRVTNIGYYFDGGLIVDEENELSSYLGQYSPSTKMTIFNDSVKLKNPKFTLYSDTLQYNTASKIATILGPSTIVSDTGTVYTSRGWYDTIKNTSLLLDRSKVVSGSRILIGDSISYNRGMGYGEAFGNVFLQDTTQKVMLLGNYAYYNERNESALATDSAQFIEFSQKDSLFLHADTLRMTTIDSTAREIKAYYGVRFYRVDLQGVCDSMLFNTKDSVLNMYKNPVLWNEQYQLYGDTIEVYMNDSTIDFAHVKQFAFAVQHVDSSYYNQLKGNDLKAYFDGKKLRQIDVSGSAESIFYPLEDDGSKVGLNETKSGFLTMWVKENKLDKLKIWPNPIGSMTPVPDIDPSKKTLKDFYWFDYLRPQNKDDIFKVVERKAQDLPKRSNKFVH; from the coding sequence ATGATAAGAAACAGAAGATTTTTTTGCTTGCTTGTCTCGTGTCTGTGCGCTTTATCAATTGCTGCTCAGACACGAGACAGTGTGCCATCCAAAAGAACTAAAGTTTTTCTGGAGCATGCGAATACCCTGTCTTTCGACAAAGCTTTCAATCCTGATGTGCAGGTGTTGAATGGAAGCGTTTGTTTTCGGCATGATAGTTCATATATGTATTGTGACAGTGCTTATTTCTATGAGTTAACAAATTCCTTGGAGGCTTTTAGTAATGTGCGTATGGAGCAAGGTGATACTCTCTTTGTGTATGGAAATTATCTTCATTATGATGGAAATACTCAGTTGGCAAGACTGAGAGATAATGTGCGGATGGAAAACATACCTGATAAGGTAACACTCTTTACGGATAGTCTCAATTACGACAGAGTGACTAATATTGGCTATTATTTTGACGGGGGACTTATTGTTGATGAGGAGAACGAACTTTCTTCTTATTTGGGGCAGTATTCTCCTTCAACTAAAATGACGATCTTTAATGATAGTGTTAAGTTGAAAAATCCGAAGTTTACCCTGTATTCGGATACATTACAATATAATACAGCTTCAAAAATAGCCACCATATTGGGGCCTTCTACTATTGTATCTGATACTGGAACAGTGTACACTTCCCGAGGATGGTATGATACAATTAAAAATACATCTCTTTTGCTTGATCGCTCGAAAGTTGTTTCCGGGAGCAGGATTCTTATTGGGGACTCGATTTCTTATAATAGAGGGATGGGTTATGGTGAGGCATTTGGTAATGTCTTCTTGCAAGATACTACTCAGAAAGTAATGTTGCTGGGAAATTATGCTTATTATAATGAACGCAATGAGTCGGCTTTGGCTACGGACAGTGCACAATTTATAGAATTTTCTCAGAAAGATTCCTTGTTCTTGCATGCAGATACGTTACGTATGACGACTATCGACTCCACTGCCCGTGAAATTAAAGCTTATTATGGCGTTCGGTTTTATCGGGTAGATTTGCAAGGGGTTTGCGATTCAATGCTGTTCAATACAAAAGACTCCGTATTGAACATGTATAAAAACCCTGTTCTATGGAATGAACAGTATCAGCTTTACGGTGATACCATAGAGGTTTATATGAATGATAGTACCATTGACTTTGCTCATGTTAAACAATTTGCTTTTGCTGTGCAGCATGTTGATTCGTCTTATTATAATCAACTAAAAGGAAATGACCTAAAAGCATATTTCGATGGAAAAAAACTTAGGCAAATAGATGTGAGCGGAAGCGCAGAGTCTATTTTCTATCCCCTTGAAGATGATGGATCCAAAGTGGGTTTAAATGAAACGAAGAGCGGATTTCTTACAATGTGGGTTAAAGAGAATAAATTGGATAAGCTTAAAATATGGCCTAATCCCATTGGGAGTATGACTCCGGTTCCGGATATTGATCCATCTAAAAAGACACTAAAAGACTTCTATTGGTTCGATTACCTACGGCCTCAAAATAAAGACGATATATTCAAGGTCGTAGAAAGAAAAGCTCAGGATTTGCCAAAAAGAAGCAATAAATTTGTACATTAG
- a CDS encoding peptidyl-prolyl cis-trans isomerase, producing MRLLFLFVAIVFSLFACKKAIQTDEPDALVKVNNQILTRSEVQEVIPKGASDSDSLLLAESFIKKWIKDELIQEVALRNLGEDKEFIDKLVDNYRRSLIRYRYQEKLINEKLSDEIQESDELTYYDANKDKFILNKNLVKGLFLKIPADAPNISDVKGWYKSGSVSALEKIEKYSVQNAVIYEYFYDKWVDFDEIMNNIPQHLSNPEGFLRTSKTLEVTDSSFCYLLHIKEHLLKGQVEPYEYAQPRIKEILINQRKLEFIKEFEDELYNDALNGGDVKFYTKP from the coding sequence ATAAGACTTTTGTTCCTTTTTGTCGCTATTGTTTTTAGTTTGTTTGCCTGTAAAAAGGCAATACAGACTGATGAACCGGATGCGTTGGTAAAAGTGAACAATCAAATTCTTACACGTTCTGAAGTCCAGGAAGTTATTCCTAAGGGAGCTTCAGATTCGGATAGTTTACTTTTGGCTGAAAGTTTTATTAAGAAATGGATAAAGGATGAGTTGATTCAAGAGGTTGCCCTACGAAATCTCGGAGAAGATAAAGAGTTTATAGATAAATTGGTAGATAATTACAGGCGATCGCTCATTCGCTACCGTTACCAAGAGAAACTGATAAATGAGAAGCTGTCGGACGAAATCCAGGAATCTGATGAACTCACGTATTATGATGCAAATAAGGATAAGTTTATTCTTAATAAAAATTTGGTCAAAGGCTTGTTTCTTAAGATACCAGCAGACGCACCGAATATATCTGATGTAAAAGGTTGGTATAAGTCTGGTTCTGTCTCTGCTCTCGAAAAGATAGAAAAGTATAGTGTTCAAAACGCTGTTATTTATGAATATTTCTATGATAAGTGGGTCGATTTCGATGAGATAATGAATAATATACCACAACATCTTTCCAATCCAGAGGGTTTCCTTAGAACAAGCAAAACTTTGGAAGTAACAGACAGTTCTTTCTGCTATCTTCTGCATATTAAGGAACATTTGCTTAAAGGACAAGTGGAGCCTTATGAATATGCACAACCGAGAATTAAAGAAATACTGATCAATCAAAGAAAACTTGAGTTTATTAAAGAATTTGAAGACGAATTATATAACGATGCGCTTAATGGTGGTGATGTAAAATTTTACACTAAGCCTTGA
- a CDS encoding peptidylprolyl isomerase — MMKKIFIVFFLACCSYAIHAQDNVIDEIVWVVGDDAILRSDIESQRLSLQVEGQKLDGDPYCVIPEQIAIQKLYLHQAKIDSIEVNETQVIQQVEQWMNWATNQIGSKEKMEEYFNKKSSQIKEERKEMIKEQQIVQQMQRELVGEIKLTPSEVRRYYSQLPQDSLPYIPTTVEVQIVTMEPKIPFDVTDAIKARLRDYTEQVTSGKMEFSTLARLYSEDPESSKRGGELGFMGKGQLLPEFANVAFNLNDPKRVSKIVETEYGFHIIQLVEKRGDRINCRHILLKPKVSGKELTDATQRLDSLYKDLQANKFSFEEAATFVSYDKDTRNNKGLMVNKNGESANSGTPKFELQELPQEISKIVYNMKPGDISKPFTMITDKQKEVVAIVKLKTKIEGHKANMADDFQALKSIVESKKKEELLNNWIAKKQKDTYVRISEGWRKCDFKYPGWIKE; from the coding sequence ATGATGAAAAAGATTTTTATTGTATTTTTTCTTGCCTGTTGTTCTTATGCAATACATGCACAAGACAATGTTATTGATGAAATTGTGTGGGTGGTAGGAGATGATGCTATTTTGCGCTCAGACATTGAGTCGCAACGGCTTTCTCTTCAGGTTGAAGGTCAGAAGTTAGATGGCGACCCCTATTGTGTAATTCCTGAGCAAATAGCTATTCAGAAGCTTTATTTACACCAGGCTAAAATTGATAGTATCGAGGTAAATGAGACGCAAGTGATTCAACAGGTAGAGCAGTGGATGAACTGGGCGACGAATCAAATCGGATCTAAAGAAAAGATGGAAGAGTATTTTAACAAAAAGAGCTCTCAGATCAAGGAAGAACGTAAAGAAATGATCAAAGAACAACAAATCGTTCAGCAGATGCAACGAGAGTTGGTCGGAGAAATTAAACTTACTCCTTCTGAAGTACGTCGTTATTATAGTCAACTTCCCCAAGATAGTCTTCCTTATATTCCTACAACAGTCGAAGTTCAGATTGTTACAATGGAACCTAAGATCCCATTTGATGTAACCGATGCCATTAAGGCAAGGTTAAGAGATTATACAGAACAAGTAACTTCAGGTAAAATGGAATTTTCTACACTTGCTCGTTTATACTCTGAAGATCCGGAATCGTCAAAAAGAGGAGGAGAACTTGGTTTTATGGGCAAAGGCCAGTTATTGCCGGAGTTTGCCAACGTGGCATTTAATTTGAATGATCCTAAACGTGTATCAAAGATTGTTGAAACAGAATATGGTTTTCACATTATACAATTAGTAGAAAAAAGAGGAGACCGTATTAACTGTCGTCATATTTTGTTAAAACCTAAAGTTTCAGGTAAAGAACTGACTGACGCGACTCAGCGTTTGGATTCTCTTTATAAAGATTTGCAAGCAAACAAGTTTTCATTCGAAGAGGCGGCTACTTTTGTTTCTTACGACAAGGATACACGTAACAATAAAGGTTTGATGGTTAACAAGAATGGCGAAAGTGCTAATTCAGGAACACCAAAATTTGAACTTCAGGAGCTTCCACAGGAGATTAGTAAAATTGTTTACAATATGAAACCTGGTGATATTTCAAAACCATTTACAATGATTACAGACAAACAGAAAGAAGTTGTTGCTATTGTTAAGCTCAAAACGAAAATTGAGGGACATAAAGCGAATATGGCAGACGATTTTCAAGCACTGAAATCAATTGTAGAAAGTAAGAAGAAAGAAGAACTTTTAAATAATTGGATTGCTAAGAAACAGAAAGATACTTATGTCCGCATTAGCGAAGGCTGGAGAAAATGCGACTTTAAGTATCCAGGTTGGATTAAGGAATGA
- a CDS encoding YgjP-like metallopeptidase domain-containing protein: MERKIDDKQLGSITLRVSPRATRYTIKISKGEILGIIPSGGNEQRMLDFIEQNRKKLLVSLAKHPAAEKFSEKTVLQTFSFSLHIFRTDRASFYMTLQGGILHIACPVKTNFEEEKVQKVLLQLLQKALRHEAARLLPDILKKLAEKHGFSYSGLKITGSKTSWGSCTSRKSINLSYNLMLLPGHLMEYVLLHELCHTKEMSHSARFWKLVDGVTNNRALDLRKELKNYHPR, translated from the coding sequence ATGGAAAGGAAGATAGATGATAAGCAATTGGGAAGCATTACGCTTCGGGTGAGCCCCCGTGCTACCCGTTACACAATAAAGATTTCCAAGGGTGAAATTTTGGGAATCATTCCTTCCGGAGGTAACGAGCAACGTATGCTGGACTTTATCGAACAGAACCGTAAAAAGCTTCTTGTTTCGTTGGCAAAACATCCTGCGGCAGAGAAATTTTCAGAGAAAACAGTTCTTCAAACATTTTCTTTCTCTTTACATATATTCAGAACAGATCGCGCGAGTTTTTATATGACTTTACAGGGAGGAATACTACATATTGCCTGCCCTGTGAAAACAAACTTTGAAGAAGAAAAGGTGCAGAAGGTTTTACTCCAACTTTTACAAAAGGCCTTACGGCATGAAGCAGCTCGCTTATTGCCAGATATACTCAAAAAATTGGCAGAAAAGCATGGCTTTAGTTACAGCGGACTTAAAATAACCGGAAGCAAAACATCCTGGGGTAGTTGTACAAGCAGGAAAAGCATCAATTTATCGTATAACCTGATGCTACTTCCGGGGCATCTGATGGAGTATGTCTTGCTTCACGAACTATGCCACACGAAAGAGATGAGTCACAGTGCTCGTTTCTGGAAACTAGTGGATGGAGTAACTAATAACCGAGCCCTTGACCTTCGTAAAGAGCTTAAAAATTATCATCCGCGATAA